The Candidatus Bathyarchaeia archaeon nucleotide sequence CACTGAAAAAATACAATGGAGCTCTAGCTCTTGGAGCCGTTGGTCTCAGACTCATTGAGGGAACGCTGTACATTGTGGGCATAACCGTCCTAGTAGTATTGTTGGCATTGAGCCAAGAATTTGTAAGGGCTGGAGCGCCGAGCTCATCGTATTTTCAGACCCTAGGCGTAGTGTTACTAGCGGGATATCACTGGGTGTACTATGTGGGAGCGGTGCTGGCTTTTTGCTTAGGAGCTCTGATGTATTACGTCATATTCTATCAGACAAGACTCGTTCCTCGATGGCTGTCAGGTTGGGGTCTTGTTGGAGTCATATTGCTCGCGGTAGCAGCCGTGTTAGTTATGTTAGGTGTTATCGTCCCCTTGTCAACGTCGCAGGCCGTCTTGGTTCTTCCAATAGCGGTTCAAGAAATGGTTCTTGCAGTATGGCTGATAGTCAAAGGATTCAAACCCTAGATTGTCTATGAAAAGGGGGTCGAAATGAAATCGTACCGACTTCGCAACTCGACGTAGATCGATGGGAAGTCGAGACTTCCATGTTCTGACTGGGCAACTGGTCTTCGAGTCTCCTCCACTAAGACAGGATAGCCGCCAACACACTTGCTACAAGTCAAGTCCCATGAAGAGAGCATTGCTCCCCAGTTCCTCCTCGATCCTGAGCAGCTCGTTGTATTTGGCCGTCCTCTCGCCTCTGGCTGGCGCGCCGGTTTTGATGAAGAGGCTCTCCTGAGAGGTTGCGAGGTGGGAGATGAAAGTGTCCTCTGTCTCCCCTGACCTGTGAGAGACTACGATGTCTAGGCCGGCGTCTTTGGACATCTTGATCGCATCCAAAGTCTCCGTCACAGTTCCTATCTGGTTAAGCTTGATCAGAATCGCGTTGGTCGCCTTTTTCTGAATCCCCTCTTTGATCCGTTCCGGGTTTGTCACGTAGAGATCATCTCCGATAATCTTGACTCGGCCACCAAGCTTACGAGTGATATGGACGAAAGCGTCGTAATCGTCTTCGTCGAACGGATCCTCCAAGGTCCTTAACGGAAACGTCCTAGTGAGTTCCTCGTAGTAGTCTTCCAGTTCTCCCGCGCTCAGTTTCTTCCCATCAAGCTGGTAGGTCGAGTCCTTGGTGTTGTAGAAGCTGGATGATGCTGCGTCGATGCCTATGTGAACTTTTGACTTGTCATAGCCTGCGTCTGATATTGCTTGAAGAATGACTTCTAATGCATCGCCTGTCATTTCTAATGGTGGAGCGTAGCCTCCTTCGTCTCCGACGTTGATCGCGCTGGGACCGTACTTGGCCTTGAGCACAGAGCTCAAACTGTGGTATACTTCATCGCCGATTCTGATAGCCTCGGAGCAACTGGAAGCTCCAACGGGTTCTATCTGGAACTCCTGAACGGCGAGCTTGTTGCCCGCGTGTTTTCCGCCGTTGATGACGTTCATCATCGGGACCGGGAGCTTGTAGTGGGATAGGTCTCTAAGGTACTTGTAGGCTGGTCTTCCCCGCGATAACGCTGCGACTCTCGTAACTGCTATCGACACGGCGAGAATAGCGTTGGCTCCTAGCCTCTTCTTGTTAGGTGTCCCATCAAACGCGATCATCAGTTCGTCGATCTCTCGCTGGGCGCTGGCGTCTTTGCCGATGATACGGGATCTGATTCTATCATTCACATTAGAGACAGCCTTCAGGACTCCCTTGCCGTGAAACCGCTTCATGTCGCCATCACGCAGCTCCAGAGCTTCATGGATTCCGGTTGACGCTCCAGAGGGAACAGTTCCTCTTCCTCTACTTCCATCCCGGGTCCAAACGTCCACCTCGACAGTAGGGTTTCCTCTCGAATCGAGAACTTGTCTTGCCTTTAGATCTGTAATCTCGGAATCACCGGCTGTCCTCTTCGACATCGTGTTCAGCGTTCCACGGATCGTCTTGTCGTATCACTCTTTTGATCTACGGATCCTACAGTAGCGATGAGAATATCGTTGACGTTGGTTCCCGTGGGGCCGGTAACGATGAGATCTTTGAGTTTCTTGAAGAACTCATGCGAATTGTTCTCTCTGAGATACGTGTCGGCGTTCAGACCCTTTCTCAAACCTCTCTCGACCGTGCTACCATCCGCAACTGCTCCAGCCGCGCGAGTTGGACCGTCCATTCCATCTGTTCCGATAGAGGAGAGGAGGACATTAGGCATCCCTCGAATTGACATGGCACCTGACAAAACTAGTTCTTGGTTTCTCCCGCCACGCCCTTTTCCGTGGACGGTGACCGTTGTCTCGCCGCCAGCCACTATCGCAGCGGGTGGATTGATCGGGAGTTGGTTTTCGCGGATGTCAGATATGATGCCCGACACCACCTTTCCAACCTCTCTTGCTTCGCCTTGAATCCTGGTCGACAGTAACAACGTATGATATCCTCTTCTCTTCAGGACTCTCGCTGCCGCTCTGCAAGATTCCGTGTTGGTGCCGACGAGAACGTTGTGGACCCGTTTGAAGATCTTGGACCCTTCCTTGGGAGTCTCAGACAACTTGTCTCCGATTCCCTTCCTGATATGATTCCGAACTGATCCGGGAATCCTGTGCCAGAGCCCGCGTTCGTTCAGGACGTTGTAAGCATCCGAATAGGTGGTGCTATCCGGCACGGTGGGTCCGGACGCGATAGAATCCAGTCTATCGCCTACAACATCAGAGATGATGAAAGAAATGACCGTTGCAGGGTAGAGTTTCTCGGCGAGACGACCGCCCTTTATTTCCGACAAATGCTTTCTTACAGTGTTAATCTCGTCGATTTTCGCTCCTGATTTGAGGAGAAGTTGGGTCGTCTTCTGTTTGTTTGAGAGGCTCAGACCCCTGGATGGTAACGGCATTAGCGCGGACCCTCCACCCGAAATTAGGCAGATCACTAGGTCGTTTCGGGAGGGTTGTCCGACGAGTTTGAGCATGTCTCTGACTCCCTGACAACCCCGTTGACTGGGGACTGGGTGAGTGGCCTGGTTGAACTCGATCTTGGAGCTCTTGGGCCAAGGATTGGTGTAAACCGGGATGTTCACGGAGCCGCCTGTTACCCAACCATCAAGAATTCGTTCAATCTCCAAAGCCATGCTTGCAGCTGCTTTTCCTCCACCAATGACCAGTACTCTCTTGAACTCTGGGAGTTTGAAAGAGAGCGTTCCGATCTCCAGCTCGTTCATGCACACCTTCACTTTTTTCCTGAGTATCGTTCGAGGGTCAGCTGCCAGAAGCGCGTGACTTAGCGCTTCTACCAGGGCCCGGCGTGACGAAGATCCGTTTTCTCTCAGCCGGAGGCGCCAAGAGTGTCGTGGGAGGCCGTTACTCTTCCGGTTGCGAGCGGAGGGCGTCAAGCTCAGGTCTTCCCATGAAACGTTCTATTTGGGGATACTTTTCGCGTGAAGCCACGCCTCAGGGATAGGGAGCTGGATGCGATTAATTACCGAGTTAGTCCGATTAGTGCGGCCATGGAACGATACAAGATTCCGCTTGTTAATGCATCCGAAAGGACAATCGGATATGGTGATAGATGGCGGGCTCATAGGGTGAGAGATGGCCTTGACGGCTTGGTCCTTGGAGAGAAACACGTAGGAATAACAATCGCATTTCTAGATAACGACGGAAGGATACTTGTTCAGCTCAGAAGACACAGGATATTCGACAAGGTTTGGAGCCTCTCGGGCGATACTCATCCCAGAAAGTATGACACTCAGAAGGTGGAAACCCTCTCTGAAGCTGCAAGAAGATGTGCCAAAGAGGATCTCGGGGCCGTGATCAAGCATTGGCGTAAGGCACTCAGAGTGTCGTATTCTGCCCGAGACCCTCGCGACCCAAGGTATTGTGAGAATGAGCTATTGCATGTTCTAGCCACGAAGCACGACGGGCTTGTGCATATGAACAGAAAGAACGCGTACGAGTTGCGGTGGGCCAAGTTCTCGGAGATCTTGAGAGACTCACAGAGGACTTGAGAAAGGAGCCAGATGATCGCAAGTACGCACCTTGGGTCCATTCTATGTTTTCCCTCCCGGTTGAAACGGTAGAAGAAGCCTTGCTAGGCAACTAGGAGTGTGATCAGACGGAGGAGAGGATTGACGTTGTTAACCCAGCGACGGATTGCTGATTGCTGGTTTAGAAGTTCCAACGGGTCGCCCCGTATGGCTCGGCTGTGCCTAGGGCGAAGATAGTCCCGGGCTTCACTTCGTACACGTGCCACGGGGGTGGTCCTGCGCTGGGCGCACTGTACTCCGCCGTGAGTCCTCCTTTGACGACTGTCGGTTTCCATCCTTGATGTGTGAACGCTTCTGCAATTCGCTTGAGTCGAGCGGAGTCTACTATTCTTCTAGCTGGACCCTCGACCACAAGGTCGAAGTCGTGGGTTGCGATCGTTATGACGCTGTTTGGGTTGCGTTCAATGTTCTTGGCTTTACGGGTCTTTGGTCCGGCGGTGAAGTAGAAGGAGTCGTCTACGAACACTATTCCCACGGGCATGACATGTGGTTTCCCGTCCGGATTGGTGGTTGCCAGCCAGGCGGTGTGCCGGTCTGGTCCTCCTGTCTTTGGGGCCTGAGTGATTCTTTGATGTAAGCGCTTTTGGACTTTCTCCCATGGGATTATGGGCGCGCCGTAGCCGTCAAGATTCTTCTTAGAGATCGGATCTTTCAACCCAGATCCCTCCCTATCATAATGGTCGCAAGTTGGACAACAGTTGTGAGCCTGGGTCGTGTTGGAGAAACGATATTACAGGTCGGATCTCCGATTGGAGGATTCAATGTCTCGTTACCGGGGAGACACGTCAGGTGCTGAGTATTTGAAGAAATCATCTTTGGAGACAAGAGTCCAGTCGTTTGGAATGTATATCGATGGAGAATGGGTTCATTCGAAAACCGGGGAGAAGATTGACGTTGTTAACCCGACGACCGAGTGTGTTATCGGCCGAGTCCCTCGGGCGAACCGGGAGGAAGTCAAGCAGGCCCTGGAAGCTGCGAATGACGCGCAGCCGAAATGGGAGGACACGCCCCCGATCAAGAGGGCTTCTTTCCTGTTCAAGATTGCACAGCTGATTCGTAGGGATAAGGAGAGACTTGCGGAAACTCTGACGGCTGAACAGGGCAAGCCTCTCTTCGAGTCCAGGCTGGAGATAGAAGGGTCGGCGCAGAACTTCGAGTACTACGCGGAATACGCTCGCAGAATACAAGGAGACGTTCTCCCGAGCGACAATGCTCGTCAGTCTATCATGATTCTCAAGCTGCCCTTGGGAGTAGTCGCATCTATCACGCCCTGGAACTTCCCGTCAGCCACAGTTGCTAGGAAACTTGCTCCAGCGCTGATAACTGGGAATACCGTGGTTACCAAGCCATCCAGCAATACGCCGCTGAGTACAGTCGAACTGGTTAGACTCGGGGAAGAAGCGGGATTGCCGAAGGGCGTCTTGAACATGGTGACAGGGAGTGGAGAACTGGTCGGGGACGAGCTTGTCTCCAACAAGATCACCTCGCTAGTCACGATGACGGGCAGTACGGAGGCTGGTCAGAAAATAATGGAAAGGGCATCCAATCATGTCGCAAAACTCATACTCGAGCTTGGCGGAAAGGCGCCATTCATCGTCTGGAACGACGCTGATCTGTCATGGGCGCTCCGCTGCGCAATCTGGGCCAGGTTCTGGAACTGCGGGCAAACATGCATCTGCTCAGAGAGAGTCTATCTTGACGAGAAAGTGAAGAATCGGTTTCTTCCAGCATTCGTGAAAATGGCCAAAGCGCTTCGGATAGGCGACCCAAGGAACAATGGGACGGACATCGGGCCCATGGTAAGCGAGCAAGAAAGAGAGACAAGCATCAAGTTTGTCGAACTTGCCAGAGATGAGGGTGGGAAAGTGATCATCGGAGGAGAGAAACCGAAAGATCTGGGTAAAGGATGGTTCTTTGAGCCGACAGTCATAGAAGACGTCGGCCAGAAGTCATCGCTAGTCCAAAACGAAATATTCGGACCTGTCGTACCGGTCCTTACCGTGGACAGCTTTGACCGGGCGATCGAGTATGCGAACGACTCGAAATACGGTCTAGCATCCTACGTCTTCACCAAAGATAACGCTCGAGTCTTCAAGGCAATGCACAAGATCAAGTTCGGGGAATGCTACATCAACCAGGTGGGACCCGAACAACTTCAAGGAGCGCATACAGGTTTCCGACAATCCGGGCTAGGTGCCGAAGGATCACGATATGGCCTGGAACAGTACACCCAGCTCAAGACGTGCTACGTTGACTGGAACGACAAACCAAATCTGCCCTACCTCTTTCCATACGGACCTAGGGAATAGCCAGGTCATTACCGATTGAAGATTAGCAACGTCGAAATCTACCAGCTGGGAGAGCAATCCTCGCCGGGGAGTGCAACCTGGGCCAGCAATTCCATCCTGCTAAGGCTGACGACCTCGGATGGGCTCGTAGGTTTTGGAGAGGCCGTCCCGACCCTTCGCGTGCAACCGGTCATCCAGGCGTTGCGCGAAGTTGAACGGGTCTACAAGGGAAAGGATCCGCTTGATGTCGAGAAGAACATGCATGAGTGGCACAAGCACGACTTTTACATGCCAATGTCCTTCGAGTCGACAACAGCCGCCAGCGCGTTCGACATAGCCTGCTGGGACATTATCGGGAAACATTTCGGAGCACCAATTCACGATTTGATAGGTGGTACTTTCCGATCTCGAGTCCGATTATATCTCAACGGCTGGTACAACGACTGCGTCACACCCACTCAGTTTGGTGAAGCCGCAAGAAAATCGGCGGCTCAGGGCTACACGGCCCTGAAGTTCGACCCCTTTGGAGATTCATACGACTATATCGAAAAACCGGACCTCAACCTCGCCCGTTCACGCGTGAAAGCGGTCCAAGAAGCAACTCAGGGCAAGATCGATTTATTGATCGAACACCATGGAAGATTCAATCCCACCTCAGCGATCATGGCTGCGAAGATGCTGGAAGAGTTCTCTCCCCTCTTCGCAGAAGAACCAATACATCCAGACAATATTGACGGCTTGAAGAAGTATCGAGCAGCGACAAGTCTTCGAGTCGCGCTCGGAGAACGCCTGCTCACAAAGGAGCAAGTCATTCATGTACTCTCGAACAATCTAGCAGACTTCCTCCAAGTTGACCTCACCAACATCGGCGGAATCACGCAGGCTCGAAAGATCAGCGCAATCGCTGAGTCGTACGGTGTTGAGATGGCATTCCACAACGCGTTCGGTCCCATCCAGAACGCGGCAACGATTCAGCTGGACGCCACAATTCCGAATTTCCTAATCCAAGAATCCTTCTACGACTGCTTCTCGGAGTGGAAAAGACAGCTAGTAAACAGCGAGCCCAAGATTGAGCGTGGTTACAGTACGATTCCGAACAAGCCTGGGATCGGGGTGGATGTCAACGAGAAAATTCTCGACAAGTACAAGGTCGAGGGCCAAGAATACTTCAACCCTGCAGAGCCTGTCTGGGTCGTCAAGAACACCTGGAAGAATCCCAGGTAGCTTGGAAGTCCAGCTCGATCTATATGCGAGCCCTCGTCGTAACCCCAGGCGTCAAAAATAGTATCAAATTAGCACAAATCGACCCGCCGAGTCCAACTGCATCGCAAGCACTGCTTCGCGTCCGAGAGATCGGTGTATGCGGAACGGATATGGATCTCAACCAGGGCTTCTACGGTGAGGCCCCTCCAGGATCTAGTTATCTCGTAACAGGGCATGAGTCTCTCTCAACAGTAGAGAGTATTCCCAAAAACAATCAGGGAATTTCAAAGGGCGACCTGGTGGTTCCAACCGTTCGTCGGCCCGACGATTGCATTAACTGTCAGCACGGCGAGTCCGACATGTGCCTGACCGGAAATTACAAGGAGCATGGAATCAAGGGATTGCACGGGTTCGGCTCTGACTACGCGGTTTCTGACTTCAACTACATGGTCAAGGTCCCATCAGAGCTTGCGGATGTCGCGGTTCTACTCGAACCTATGAGTGTCGGAGAGAAAGGCGTCTACCAAGCCTTCAAGATCCAAGAACGAATGCTCTGGAAACCCCAGAGAGCACTCATTCTAGGAGCCGGCCCGGTAGGACTCCTGACCACCTATCTGCTGAGACTCAAAGGCCTCGACGTAGTTGTGACCGCTACTCGAACCAAAGACAGCATCAAAGCACTGCTTGCTCAACGCGTCGGCGGAACCTATGTCAACACGATCGAGCAACCGCTACAGACGCTTGGCAAGTTCGACCTGATAATGGAAGAAACAGGGTCAGCACAGGTCGCGATGCAAGCAACCGGAATGCTCAACACAAACGGCATCATGTGTTTTCTCGGAATCTACGCACCAACAGAAGCGCCCGAGGACATAGGCTCGTTCTACAAGGATGTTGTCTTGGGCAACAAGACCTTCTTCGGATCGGTCAACGCCAACATCAACTACTTCCGCATGGGTTTGAAGGATCTTGCTGAGATTCAGAGACGATTCCCTGAGGTCTTGAGGGATACGATTAGCATGAGAATAGCACCTGAGGATTTTCAAAA carries:
- a CDS encoding DUF4386 domain-containing protein, with the protein product MSSSRKTARIVGVLFIIATVASIASSPFLTSISSSNYLVDVSANGNQVLAGAFLAFIAAIASASIAISLYPTLKKYNGALALGAVGLRLIEGTLYIVGITVLVVLLALSQEFVRAGAPSSSYFQTLGVVLLAGYHWVYYVGAVLAFCLGALMYYVIFYQTRLVPRWLSGWGLVGVILLAVAAVLVMLGVIVPLSTSQAVLVLPIAVQEMVLAVWLIVKGFKP
- the eno gene encoding phosphopyruvate hydratase — encoded protein: MSKRTAGDSEITDLKARQVLDSRGNPTVEVDVWTRDGSRGRGTVPSGASTGIHEALELRDGDMKRFHGKGVLKAVSNVNDRIRSRIIGKDASAQREIDELMIAFDGTPNKKRLGANAILAVSIAVTRVAALSRGRPAYKYLRDLSHYKLPVPMMNVINGGKHAGNKLAVQEFQIEPVGASSCSEAIRIGDEVYHSLSSVLKAKYGPSAINVGDEGGYAPPLEMTGDALEVILQAISDAGYDKSKVHIGIDAASSSFYNTKDSTYQLDGKKLSAGELEDYYEELTRTFPLRTLEDPFDEDDYDAFVHITRKLGGRVKIIGDDLYVTNPERIKEGIQKKATNAILIKLNQIGTVTETLDAIKMSKDAGLDIVVSHRSGETEDTFISHLATSQESLFIKTGAPARGERTAKYNELLRIEEELGSNALFMGLDL
- a CDS encoding glycerate kinase — protein: MTPSARNRKSNGLPRHSWRLRLRENGSSSRRALVEALSHALLAADPRTILRKKVKVCMNELEIGTLSFKLPEFKRVLVIGGGKAAASMALEIERILDGWVTGGSVNIPVYTNPWPKSSKIEFNQATHPVPSQRGCQGVRDMLKLVGQPSRNDLVICLISGGGSALMPLPSRGLSLSNKQKTTQLLLKSGAKIDEINTVRKHLSEIKGGRLAEKLYPATVISFIISDVVGDRLDSIASGPTVPDSTTYSDAYNVLNERGLWHRIPGSVRNHIRKGIGDKLSETPKEGSKIFKRVHNVLVGTNTESCRAAARVLKRRGYHTLLLSTRIQGEAREVGKVVSGIISDIRENQLPINPPAAIVAGGETTVTVHGKGRGGRNQELVLSGAMSIRGMPNVLLSSIGTDGMDGPTRAAGAVADGSTVERGLRKGLNADTYLRENNSHEFFKKLKDLIVTGPTGTNVNDILIATVGSVDQKSDTTRRSVER
- a CDS encoding NUDIX domain-containing protein: MKPRLRDRELDAINYRVSPISAAMERYKIPLVNASERTIGYGDRWRAHRVRDGLDGLVLGEKHVGITIAFLDNDGRILVQLRRHRIFDKVWSLSGDTHPRKYDTQKVETLSEAARRCAKEDLGAVIKHWRKALRVSYSARDPRDPRYCENELLHVLATKHDGLVHMNRKNAYELRWAKFSEILRDSQRT
- a CDS encoding pyridoxamine 5'-phosphate oxidase family protein, which codes for MKDPISKKNLDGYGAPIIPWEKVQKRLHQRITQAPKTGGPDRHTAWLATTNPDGKPHVMPVGIVFVDDSFYFTAGPKTRKAKNIERNPNSVITIATHDFDLVVEGPARRIVDSARLKRIAEAFTHQGWKPTVVKGGLTAEYSAPSAGPPPWHVYEVKPGTIFALGTAEPYGATRWNF
- the aldA gene encoding aldehyde dehydrogenase, producing the protein MSRYRGDTSGAEYLKKSSLETRVQSFGMYIDGEWVHSKTGEKIDVVNPTTECVIGRVPRANREEVKQALEAANDAQPKWEDTPPIKRASFLFKIAQLIRRDKERLAETLTAEQGKPLFESRLEIEGSAQNFEYYAEYARRIQGDVLPSDNARQSIMILKLPLGVVASITPWNFPSATVARKLAPALITGNTVVTKPSSNTPLSTVELVRLGEEAGLPKGVLNMVTGSGELVGDELVSNKITSLVTMTGSTEAGQKIMERASNHVAKLILELGGKAPFIVWNDADLSWALRCAIWARFWNCGQTCICSERVYLDEKVKNRFLPAFVKMAKALRIGDPRNNGTDIGPMVSEQERETSIKFVELARDEGGKVIIGGEKPKDLGKGWFFEPTVIEDVGQKSSLVQNEIFGPVVPVLTVDSFDRAIEYANDSKYGLASYVFTKDNARVFKAMHKIKFGECYINQVGPEQLQGAHTGFRQSGLGAEGSRYGLEQYTQLKTCYVDWNDKPNLPYLFPYGPRE
- a CDS encoding mandelate racemase/muconate lactonizing enzyme family protein; this encodes MKISNVEIYQLGEQSSPGSATWASNSILLRLTTSDGLVGFGEAVPTLRVQPVIQALREVERVYKGKDPLDVEKNMHEWHKHDFYMPMSFESTTAASAFDIACWDIIGKHFGAPIHDLIGGTFRSRVRLYLNGWYNDCVTPTQFGEAARKSAAQGYTALKFDPFGDSYDYIEKPDLNLARSRVKAVQEATQGKIDLLIEHHGRFNPTSAIMAAKMLEEFSPLFAEEPIHPDNIDGLKKYRAATSLRVALGERLLTKEQVIHVLSNNLADFLQVDLTNIGGITQARKISAIAESYGVEMAFHNAFGPIQNAATIQLDATIPNFLIQESFYDCFSEWKRQLVNSEPKIERGYSTIPNKPGIGVDVNEKILDKYKVEGQEYFNPAEPVWVVKNTWKNPR
- a CDS encoding glucose 1-dehydrogenase, which translates into the protein MRALVVTPGVKNSIKLAQIDPPSPTASQALLRVREIGVCGTDMDLNQGFYGEAPPGSSYLVTGHESLSTVESIPKNNQGISKGDLVVPTVRRPDDCINCQHGESDMCLTGNYKEHGIKGLHGFGSDYAVSDFNYMVKVPSELADVAVLLEPMSVGEKGVYQAFKIQERMLWKPQRALILGAGPVGLLTTYLLRLKGLDVVVTATRTKDSIKALLAQRVGGTYVNTIEQPLQTLGKFDLIMEETGSAQVAMQATGMLNTNGIMCFLGIYAPTEAPEDIGSFYKDVVLGNKTFFGSVNANINYFRMGLKDLAEIQRRFPEVLRDTISMRIAPEDFQKAYSPNKDNIKTVIKFQN